The Palaemon carinicauda isolate YSFRI2023 chromosome 37, ASM3689809v2, whole genome shotgun sequence genome contains a region encoding:
- the LOC137629465 gene encoding uncharacterized protein: MGTSLNSSGLRLEDHNNLKYSISLTRVGQELFLKVFKWGYKGRTSSLKSTLLQLPGYTKTRFRKDFNNSQRGKIESGEISSMDLTLLYKLLQMVCGLSDQNDNIWIMQDSDSLEYCLYSIKMKRNEIAHDGMMLSSTQVDTMIEELRLLFLKTVEKASVIFNADVWEKEDFINTINTRLNAIKDSPVPLPTLEEHEKEVFMNCRTCIIDEGRREMAHVGEIICQTSVVPCLTQQTVHVSSVYTEPRLRRDETQITQRQLSHEESYVSVHELFEAKECDGFIPDVIVISALNGMGRSTLLRYIFGNGLNNVITGTECIDLYLYLECRKVSFSTMEELTSLLLPRTSATYQSKQFSECFFSIDILVMFDDIDELDPVSFAIFQKFTRMITPGSRIVVTASREKAKDVQRKLSSLLKRALLLELEGITESQTLKHLQKILRTIPAKNYNHHEQELFELVKSKYPQLHEHLRSPEVLGLVAFGWCYAPDRINEKTTVTEIFLLVEDLMVHKILLGLFSSTLPSMHDHGTIHSNLYEFLLTLSNVAFDTLKKGKFCIEPENLQKIVSKCANLDLPKSIISLFVSYIEEENTNPLSTVRKVSFPRRSTLQYYAAWFLTQEIKESDPSVSIKEIMCATDFSNVSLPNYQAMMKYLMGMLATLIPSQLESRAREIVGILKELQVNKGSMWLQYIEEAKLDPTITSAILEEMGDVWEIEDYSVSLTLKSILKLKRPSILVLTVCKTPSDFPHLEQVLVACREYQDINISLHVYQHFWSEKTDFSDQYLRLLLGSNSSCILEHFAGRLSEDSIQLLPSSLKRLALHITPDMIRPLNRCLMKLSLLRMLYINLDISETVDPSSLTPLSISSEAVVLSVDIWRIHEGTVEWACDVAKALTNSYARLVLRHSKLDVNSCFNWLRGLREREVTVSWIVVGSIYEITPEDERQLQQYAVNVGCRKFVWLKI, from the coding sequence ATGGGGACATCCTTAAACTCTTCAGGACTTCGTCTTGAAGACCACAATAACCTCAAGTATTCTATCAGCCTCACCAGGGTTGGTCAGGAGCTCTTCTTGAAGGTATTCAAATGGGGCTACAAAGGAAGAACTTCAAGCTTAAAAAGTACCCTTCTGCAACTACCAGGCTACACAAAAACTAGATTCAGGAAAGATTTCAACAACTCCCAGCGTGGGAAAATTGAAAGTGGTGAGATATCATCTATGGATTTAACACTcttatacaaattacttcaaatggTGTGCGGCTTAAGTGATCAAAATGACAATATTTGGATAATGCAAGATTCGGATTCCTTGGAGTATTGTCTTTACTctataaagatgaaaagaaatgaaatagcTCATGACGGAATGATGTTGTCATCAACTCAGGTGGACACTATGATAGAGGAGTTGCGGCTGTTATTTCTTAAGACTGTTGAAAAAGCTAGCGTTATATTTAATGCAGATGTATGGGAAAAAGAAGATTTTATCAATACCATCAACACTCGATTAAATGCTATAAAAGATTCCCCAGTGCCCTTACCAACATTAGAAGAGCATGAAAAAGAGGTGTTTATGAACTGTAGAACTTGCATTATTGATGAGGGAAGAAGGGAAATGGCCCATGTGGGTGAAATCATTTGTCAAACTAGTGTTGTGCCTTGTTTAACTCAGCAAACAGTGCATGTCAGCAGCGTATATACAGAACCAAGGCTTAGACGAGATGAAACGCAAATTACTCAAAGGCAACTTTCACATGAAGAAAGTTATGTCAGTGTCCATGAACTCTTTGAAGCCAAGGAATGTGATGGTTTCATCCCAGACGTAATCGTGATATCAGCCTTAAACGGAATGGGCAGAAGTActcttttaagatatatttttgggAATGGACTCAATAATGTTATTACAGGCACCGAATGTATTGACTTATATCTATATCTGGAATGTCGTAAAGTAAGTTTTTCTACAATGGAAGAATTGACGTCCTTGTTGCTTCCTCGCACTTCTGCTACATATCAGTCAAAACAGTTCTCTGAATGTTTCTTCTCAATTGATATTCTTGTAATGTTTGATGACATTGATGAGTTGGATCCTGTTTCATTTGCAATATTTCAAAAGTTCACACGAATGATAACGCCAGGATCAAGGATTGTAGTGACTGCTTCACGAGAAAAAGCAAAGGATGTCCAGAGAAAACTCTCATCTCTGTTAAAAAGGGCATTGCTGTTAGAGTTGGAGGGGATAACAGAGAGTCAGACACTGAAACACCTCCAAAAGATTTTAAGAACCATTCCTGCGAAGAACTACAACCATCATGAACAAGAATTGTTTGAACTTGTAAAGTCAAAGTATCCTCAGTTACATGAACACTTGAGATCTCCAGAGGTCTTGGGACTTGTGGCATTTGGTTGGTGTTATGCACCAGACCGGATTAATGAGAAAACCACCGTTACAGAAATATTCTTGCTTGTTGAAGATCTTATGGTCCATAAGATTCTTTTAGGCTTATTTAGTTCCACTTTGCCTAGTATGCATGACCACGGTACCATACACTCAAATCTTTATGAATTTTTGCTTACCCTCAGTAATGTGGCTTTTGataccctgaagaaaggaaaatttTGTATAGAACCGGAAAACCTTCAAAAGATtgtgtctaaatgtgcaaatctGGATCTTCCAAAaagtattatatcattatttgtcAGTTATATAGAGGAAGAGAACACTAACCCTCTTTCAACGGTACGTAAAGTATCGTTTCCTCGTCGATCAACATTACAGTATTACGCTGCTTGGTTCCTTACCCAAGAAATCAAGGAAAGTGATCCTTCAGTATCCATCAAAGAAATTATGTGTGCTACAGATTTTAGTAATGTTTCTTTGCCAAACTATCAAGCTATGATGAAGTACTTGATGGGAATGCTGGCAACTCTCATCCCCTCCCAGTTAGAATCTCGAGCGAGAGAAATTGTTGGAATTTTGAAAGAACTACAAGTGAATAAAGGATCCATGTGGTTACAGTATATAGAGGAGGCAAAACTTGATCCAACAATAACCAGTGCGATATTAGAAGAAATGGGAGATGTTTGGGAAATTGAGGATTATTCAGTTTCTTTAACACTTAAAAGTATTTTGAAGTTGAAAAGACCCTCAATATTAGTGTTGACTGTTTGCAAAACTCCTTCAGACTTTCCCCATCTGGAACAAGTTCTTGTTGCCTGTAGAGAGTATCAGGATATTAACATTTCACTTCATGTATACCAGCATTTCTGGTCTGAAAAGACAGACTTTTCCGATCAGTATCTACGGCTGCTATTGGGAAGCAATTCATCTTGCATTTTGGAGCATTTTGCTGGCCGACTGAGTGAGGACTCCATTCAACTTCTACCAAGCTCACTAAAAAGATTGGCTCTCCATATAACCCCAGATATGATTAGACCTCTTAATAGATGTCTCATGAAATTGTCATTGCTGCGCATGCTGTATATAAATCTTGATATTTCAGAAACAGTTGACCCTTCTTCACTTACACCTCTAAGCATTTCAAGTGAAGCTGTAGTTTTATCAGTTGATATATGGAGAATTCATGAAGGGACAGTAGAATGGGCTTGTGATGTTGCCAAAGCATTGACAAATTCATATGCTCGCCTAGTCCTCCGCCACAGTAAGCTTGATGTTAATAGCTGCTTTAATTGGTTGAGAGGTTTGCGTGAGAGAGAAGTAACAGTGTCATGGATAGTGGTGGGATCAATATATGAAATTACTCCAGAAGATGAGCGTCAACTGCAACAATATGCAGTTAATGTAGGCTGCAGGAAGTTTGTGTGgctgaaaatatag